TTCGGGCGTGCCGGTCGCCGAGTCCGGCGAGGCGACATTGGCCAGCATGGCGTCGACCGCCGCTTCGCCCGCCCGGCTGACCTGCCGGGCCCGGATGCGTTCGAGGCGCTCCTTGACGTCGGATTCGGAGCTGCCGATGACGGCGTTGAAGTTGGCCGACCGCACGATCGCGTCGTACTCGGTGCCGACGTCGCGGCAGTGCTCGGCCAGGATCTGCGACTTGCGGGCGAACTCTTCGGCGTTGCAGCTGTAGTTGGTGTACTGCGCGTACTTGGCCGCGATGCGCAGGGTGACCTTCTCGCCGCCGCCGGCGATCCACAGCGGCAGGCCGCCGTCCTGCAGCGGTTTGGGGGCAACGATGGCGTCGTCGACCTGGTAGTGCTTGCCCTTGAAGGTGACCCGGCCGTCCCGCCAGGCGTCCCGCATGATCTGCACACCCTCGTCGAGACGGCCCAGCCGCTCACCGGCGGACGGGAACCCGTAGCCGTAGGCGCGCCATTCGTGCTCGTACCAGCCGGCGCCGATACCCATCTGGGTGCGGCCCCCGGAAATGATGTCATTTGTCGAGGAAACTTTTGCCAGATACACCGGATTCCGGTAGCTCATGGCCGTGCACATCTGCCCCAACTTCACCCGGTCGGTGACCGCGGCGAAGGCCGACATCAGCGTCCAGGCCTCGTGGGTGGCCTCATCGGTGGGCACCGGGACGGTGTGGAAGTGGTCGTAGACCCACACCGAGTCCCACGTGCTGTTATCGGCGTAGGTGGCCAGGTCTCGCATCACTGACCAGTGCTTATCGGTGGGAATGTCGACGAGGTCGAGTCGCCAACCCTGCGGAATGAAGAGTCCGAAGCGCATAGGGACAAACTCTATGCCCACCCGGCCCATTCTTAAATCGTCTACACTTGCCAGAAATCATTCGCTGTACCAACGCTGAGGACTGGTCATGACCGCCTTCACACGTCGCCTCGCGGCCGCCACGTTCGCGGCGCTGATGCCCCTGGCAGCCATTTCGGTCGCCACCGCGGCACCCAGCGTCGCCGAGACGACCTGTGCGCCGGGTCAGTCCGAATTCAACGGCAGCTGCGTCGACAGCTGCAACAAGTCGCAGGTCCGCAACGCCGACACCGGCAAGTGCCAGTCGCTGTTGTCGGCCGCGCTGCAGAAGGCCGAGACCCCGGCCGTGGCCAAGCTGACGCCGGAGCAGATGGGCGGCGCCTGGCAGCTGGCCAAGCAGGCCCAGATGATCCCCGAGGGCACCCGGGTGTGGAACTCGGTGGTCGGTACGGCCGACACCGTGCTCGGCTGGCCGGTACTGGCCACCGCCGCCGCCGCCGACGTGGCCACCACCATCGCCCTCCTCAACGGAGTTGCTCCTAGCGGCGCCCGCGTGATGAACATGGCCGGCGCGGCCGGCGGCGCAGCCACCGGCGTGGCCCGGACGTTCTCGGCGGCCAATGACGTCGCCCAGGTGGCCCGCGCACTGCCGTCCCCGCGGATCGGCCTGCCCAAGCTCCCGAACCTGAAGATGCCCCCGCACCCGCGGATCTTCCCCAAGAAGGTCGGCCTGCCCAAGATCGGCATCCCGCACCCGAAGATCGGTCTGCCCAAGCTGGGCAGCTCGGGCATCTGCGGGCCGAAGCTGCTGTTCTTCACTCCCTGCCTCTAGAGCCATGGCACTGTCTCGGGAAGAACGCGAAGAGTTCCTCGCCGAGCCCCATGTCGCCGCGTTGTCGGTGATCAGGGGAAATACCCGCGGTCCGCTGACCGTGCCGATCTGGTACCAGTACTCCCCCGGCGGTGAGCTCTGGTTCACCACCGGAGCCGGGTCACGCAAGCACCGGCTGCTCGAGGCCGCCGGACACTGCTCGCTGATGGTCGACCGGGTCCAACCCACCGTGCGCTACGTCGCGGTGGACGGCCCGGTCAGCCGTATCGAGGAGGGCACCGACGAGCAGCTCGTCGAGATGACCCGGCGCTACCTTCCGCCCGAGGCCGTCGAACCGTATCTGGAGATGGCCCGCCGTGAGCACGGTCCCAGCATCGCGGTGTTCGTGAAGCCCCAGCACTGGCTGTCCGCGGACCTGGGCGGCTTCTAACGGGGACCCAGCTCGTCGCGTAGCGGGATTCCGCGGCTGCGGTAGAGCTCGGCGTCCGCCTCGGCGTACAGCGCGGCGATGTCGGCGGTGACCGACGAGCCGGTGGCGGTGCCGATGCTGACCCCCGGTGTCTGCGTCCGGATCTCGTCGAGCAGCCGTTGCACCACCACCGCCTGCGGGTGCACCACACAGATGCCGAACTCGTCGCCGCCGAGTCGCGCCACCACGGCATCGCGCGGTGTCGCCCGGGCCCAGGCCCGTGCGTACTCGGCGATCCGGCGGTCCCCGGCCTGATGTCCGTAGGTGTCGTTGAGGTTCTTGAGGCCGTCGATGTCCAGGGCGATGACGGTGACTGGCACCGGCGCCGAGCGGAACCGGGCGACGAGCTCGGCGGTGTCGATCTCCCACCCGGCCCGATTGGACACCCCGGTGAGCGGGTCGGTACACGCGGCGGTGAACATCGCCCGCATCAGGAACCCGAAAGACTCTGCGGCGCCGAAGATCGCCACGATGACGATGAGGTAGGTGATGACGGTGACGTGGGGTGCCGGAGAGACGGCGACGGCCGCCACGCAGGCCGCGGTGAGCAGGGTGATCAACACCCACGCCCGCCGCGGCGGGTGGAAGGCCCGCAGATACATGGCCAGGAACATCGGCGCGATCAGGCAGACGTACTGGGCGGTCAGGGTGACGTGATAGGCCAGCACGATCGGGGTGGCCAGCACCGCCGCGCCGGTGGCGAAGCCGGCACGGCCCGGCCGGACCGCCAGCGCGATCAGCGCCGCCACGCCCAGTGCGATGGCGATCATGCCGCCCACCGGGTTTCCGTACTCCAGGTCGGTCCGCACCGGGAAGAGGGTGAACACCACGCCGTAGGTGTAGAGGAAGGTCGTCGCGGCCAGGTAGATGCGCAACAACCGGATGTGCTGGCGGCCGAGGAATCGGCCGTCGGCGACGGTGGTGAAACCGGGCATGGCCACCAGCCTGCTTTATGACGCCCGTCGATACAACGCGGCCACCCCGGGCACGCTGACCTTGAGTGACGGGGTGCGGGGCAGCTCGTCGACGAATGCCACCGCGACGGGCACGTGGTGCGCGGGCAATGCCTCCCGGATCACGGCCAGCAGATCGTCCTCGGTGACGCGGGCACCCGCCACGGTCTCCACGGCCGCGAACGGCACCTCCCCGAGCCGCCCGTCCGGCACCCCCACCACCCCGGCGTCACGCACCTGCGGATGCGAGATCAGCACGGCCCGCACCGTTTCGGGGAGGATCTTGAAACCGCCGCGGTTGATCGCCCCGTCCGCCCTGCCGTGCAGGGTGATGAACCCGTCCGCGTCGATGGACGCGATATCGGTGGTGCGGATCCAGTCCGGTCCCAGCAGCGGCACCTGGGCGGTGAGGATGCCCGACTGCCCGGTGGGCACCTCGGCGCCGGTGTCGGCGTCGAGGATCCGGACCCGCACCCCCGGCAGCACCCGGCCCGAGCTCTCACGTTTGCGCGCGCCGAACTCGCGGTACAGATCCGGCGTCCAGGCGCACACCGAACCGGCGAATTCCGTTGCGCCGTAGGCGGTCAGCACCGGCACACCGTAACGCTGCTCGAAGGCGTCGCGGGTCGCGACATCCAGCGGACCCGATCCGCACATCACGAAATCCAGCGAGGACAGGTCCGCTGCGGGCAGATCGGCCTCCAGCAGCATGCGCACCACGGCGGGCTGCACACCCACCCGGCGCAACCGGTGGGTCTTGACCACCTGCACCCAGGCCGGCACGCTGAACCGCTCCAGCAACGCCATCCGCTTGCCCACGTAGATGGCGGTCACCAGCTGGCAGACACCGCCAATCCCGCCGAGCGGCCAGTAGGCCAGCTCGGGCGGCTCGTCGGGGGCGGCCTGCCCACCCGTCACGCTGAACACGGTGTGCTCCAGCACCGCCGAGCGGACCACGAATCGTTTTGGCGCCCCGGTGGTTCCGCTGGTGAGGATGGCCAGCGCGCCGCCGATCGGCCGGCGCGGCCGTGGCACCCCGACGCCGGCGAGCGTCGGCGCCCGGGCGCCCAGTTCCACCCGGGCCGCCCCGATGCCCTCGGCGGCGGCCGTCACCGGGTCGGTCCAGTCCTGCGGGTCGGCGAGCACCGCCGCGACGTCGAGCCGTTCGATGTCGGCGGCGATCGCCTCGGGCGACTGGAAGGAATAGATCATCACCACCGGCCGGTCGGCCGCCAGCAGCCCGATGGTCGCGGCGGCGTGCGCATACCGATTGCGCACCACCAGCCCCACCGGTGCGCGGGCGTCCAGTCCGGCCCGCTCCAGCAGGCCGGTGAGTCCGGAGCCGTATCCGGCGATCTCGGCCCCGGAGAACCAGCGACCCTCGAACTCGATGCACGGCCGGTCGCCGTAACCGGCCAGCCGTGCCGCAAACCTTTCGGTAAAGCTTTCGGTCACCGGCTCATTGTGGCACCGGGATCAGCCGGTGAAGCAACTGCGGTAGTCGCTGGGCGTGGTGCGCATCTGCCGGGTGAAGTGGTGACGGTAGGTCACCGGCGATTCGAAACCGACCCGGGCCGCGATCTGTTCGATGGACAGGTCGGCGGACTCCAGCAGCGCCAGGCTGGCCTGCACGCGTTGTTCGATGAGCCACTTGATGGGCGTGGTGCCGGTGGCCTTCGCGAACTGGCGCAGATAGCTGCGCCGGGACATGGCCGATTGCGCGGCCAGTTCGTCGAGGGTGATGGGTCTGTCGAGATGTTCGAGGGCCCAAGCCATTCCGGCCGCGATGCGACCGTCGGCGGTCGGTTCGGGTACCGGGGCGTCGATGTACTGGGCCTGCCCGCCCGCCCGGTGCGGGGCGATCACCAGCCGCCGGGCCACATCGTTGGCGACCCGCATCCCGTGATCGGTGCGCACGATGTGCAGGCAGAGATCAAGCCCCGCGGCGCATCCCGCGCTGGTGAGCACCCGGCCGCTGTCCACGTACAGCGGCGCCGGGTCGACGTCGATGTCCGGGTACTGCCGCTGCAGTTGGTCGGCGTAGATCCAGTGGGTGGTCGCCGCGCGGCCGTCCAGCACCCCGGCGGCGGCCAGCGCGAAGGCACCCGAACAGATCGACACCAGCCGTGCCTGCCGGTCGTCGGCGGCCCGGATGGCCTCGACGAGTTCGGGCGACGGGGCCGCGCCGACGTCACGCACGCTGGGGATCAGCACGGTGTCCGCGTTCGCCAGATCCTCGATGCCATAGGAGGTGCGCATGACCGCCCCGCCCAGCATCCGGACCTCCGGTTGTTCCGAACACAGCTGCACCGCGTAGCCGGGCGGCGCGACGCCCGCGGAGAACTTCCCGGGCAGTTCGGCCATCCCGAAGATCTCGGTGGCCAGGCCCGATTCGAAGCCGGTCATGCCGTCGTAGGCGAGGATCGCCACGGTATGCATGTCACTATCTTAACGAAGGCGGGCACTGGTGCCACTGTTCTCGGGCGCGACGACTCGGCATCGTCGGAGTCATGACGAACACACGCAAGCGTTTCCGCACCCTCGCCGCGTTCGTCGCGGGCCTGCACACCGGCAACGGGCTCGCGCACGGCGTGCGACCGCCAGCCGACAGCGTCGTCCTACGTCGAAACGGCCGAACACCCCGGAAGTGACGTCGGCCCTTCGACGGCCGTCCAGAACTCGTCGAATCCGTCCTGGGCATCGGCGAGTTCGCGCTGGGACAGGAACACCGCCACCGATCCGTCGGGAGCGACATGCCCCGTGGTCCCGGTGCCACCCATCCAGCCCCACCGGCCGGGTCGCATCCACGGCCGCACGGCCGCCACGTCCACCGCCGTGCCCAGCCCCCAGGACACCCCCGCGCCCAGGATCGGCAGCGCCTGTCGGCGCTGTTCGACGGTCAGGCTGTCCGTCGTCATCATCCTCACCGACTCGGGACTGAGGACAGGGTCGCCGCCGTCGGCCAGCGCCGAGAAGAAGCGCAACAGATCCGGCCCGCTGGACACCAGCCCACAGCTGAGTTCCTCGAACTGCGGCGGCTGTGTGAAGGCGCCGTCCGGCAGCGCAATGAGCTCGACTCCGTCCGGTGTCGGCCGGTACGCAGTGGGCAACCGATCGGCAGCGGTCCAGAAACCGGTGTCGGCCATCCCGAGGGGCCCGGTGATGCGTTGGGCCACAAGCTCTCCCAGCGAAAGATCGCTGACACGATCGAGGAGCACACTGAGCACCTTGAATGAGGTGTCGTACAGCCAACCGGTTCCGGGCTGGAATGCCAACGGCAACTGGGCGAGCCGGCGGATGAATTCGTCACCGGTCATCTGCGGCGGTACCGGGCCGGAGCCGATCCCTTGTTCTTCGATGGCCGACTGCAGCGCACACTCGTCGAAGAGCACGCCCCAGCCCGCGGTCATCGTGAGTAGGTGCGCGACCGTGATGGGACGGTCGGCGCGGACGGTGTCGCTCAGTGCGCCGTCCGGCCGGCGCAGCACCGCCGGCTCGGCGAGTTCGGGTAGCCAGCGCCGGATCTCGTCGTCCAGGCGCAGCAGCCCGTCCTCCATCAGCGACAGCGTGAGAGCCGCCGCCAGAGGTTTGCACAGCGAGGCGATCCGGAACGGGGTGTCCTCCCGCATCGGCGGGGCATCCGTATCGAACGACCTCAGTCCCGACGCCTGAACCGCCGTGACGCC
This region of Mycolicibacterium diernhoferi genomic DNA includes:
- a CDS encoding LLM class F420-dependent oxidoreductase, whose product is MRFGLFIPQGWRLDLVDIPTDKHWSVMRDLATYADNSTWDSVWVYDHFHTVPVPTDEATHEAWTLMSAFAAVTDRVKLGQMCTAMSYRNPVYLAKVSSTNDIISGGRTQMGIGAGWYEHEWRAYGYGFPSAGERLGRLDEGVQIMRDAWRDGRVTFKGKHYQVDDAIVAPKPLQDGGLPLWIAGGGEKVTLRIAAKYAQYTNYSCNAEEFARKSQILAEHCRDVGTEYDAIVRSANFNAVIGSSESDVKERLERIRARQVSRAGEAAVDAMLANVASPDSATGTPEQVVARLQRLRDLGCEYAILYFPEAAYDRSGIEMFEREVIPALS
- a CDS encoding furin-like repeat-containing protein, which encodes MTAFTRRLAAATFAALMPLAAISVATAAPSVAETTCAPGQSEFNGSCVDSCNKSQVRNADTGKCQSLLSAALQKAETPAVAKLTPEQMGGAWQLAKQAQMIPEGTRVWNSVVGTADTVLGWPVLATAAAADVATTIALLNGVAPSGARVMNMAGAAGGAATGVARTFSAANDVAQVARALPSPRIGLPKLPNLKMPPHPRIFPKKVGLPKIGIPHPKIGLPKLGSSGICGPKLLFFTPCL
- a CDS encoding pyridoxamine 5'-phosphate oxidase family protein: MALSREEREEFLAEPHVAALSVIRGNTRGPLTVPIWYQYSPGGELWFTTGAGSRKHRLLEAAGHCSLMVDRVQPTVRYVAVDGPVSRIEEGTDEQLVEMTRRYLPPEAVEPYLEMARREHGPSIAVFVKPQHWLSADLGGF
- a CDS encoding GGDEF domain-containing protein → MPGFTTVADGRFLGRQHIRLLRIYLAATTFLYTYGVVFTLFPVRTDLEYGNPVGGMIAIALGVAALIALAVRPGRAGFATGAAVLATPIVLAYHVTLTAQYVCLIAPMFLAMYLRAFHPPRRAWVLITLLTAACVAAVAVSPAPHVTVITYLIVIVAIFGAAESFGFLMRAMFTAACTDPLTGVSNRAGWEIDTAELVARFRSAPVPVTVIALDIDGLKNLNDTYGHQAGDRRIAEYARAWARATPRDAVVARLGGDEFGICVVHPQAVVVQRLLDEIRTQTPGVSIGTATGSSVTADIAALYAEADAELYRSRGIPLRDELGPR
- a CDS encoding class I adenylate-forming enzyme family protein, with protein sequence MTESFTERFAARLAGYGDRPCIEFEGRWFSGAEIAGYGSGLTGLLERAGLDARAPVGLVVRNRYAHAAATIGLLAADRPVVMIYSFQSPEAIAADIERLDVAAVLADPQDWTDPVTAAAEGIGAARVELGARAPTLAGVGVPRPRRPIGGALAILTSGTTGAPKRFVVRSAVLEHTVFSVTGGQAAPDEPPELAYWPLGGIGGVCQLVTAIYVGKRMALLERFSVPAWVQVVKTHRLRRVGVQPAVVRMLLEADLPAADLSSLDFVMCGSGPLDVATRDAFEQRYGVPVLTAYGATEFAGSVCAWTPDLYREFGARKRESSGRVLPGVRVRILDADTGAEVPTGQSGILTAQVPLLGPDWIRTTDIASIDADGFITLHGRADGAINRGGFKILPETVRAVLISHPQVRDAGVVGVPDGRLGEVPFAAVETVAGARVTEDDLLAVIREALPAHHVPVAVAFVDELPRTPSLKVSVPGVAALYRRAS
- a CDS encoding helix-turn-helix domain-containing protein, whose protein sequence is MHTVAILAYDGMTGFESGLATEIFGMAELPGKFSAGVAPPGYAVQLCSEQPEVRMLGGAVMRTSYGIEDLANADTVLIPSVRDVGAAPSPELVEAIRAADDRQARLVSICSGAFALAAAGVLDGRAATTHWIYADQLQRQYPDIDVDPAPLYVDSGRVLTSAGCAAGLDLCLHIVRTDHGMRVANDVARRLVIAPHRAGGQAQYIDAPVPEPTADGRIAAGMAWALEHLDRPITLDELAAQSAMSRRSYLRQFAKATGTTPIKWLIEQRVQASLALLESADLSIEQIAARVGFESPVTYRHHFTRQMRTTPSDYRSCFTG
- a CDS encoding serine hydrolase domain-containing protein; translated protein: MHTQQIWSALDRQVADGRIPGYVAAVRRDGVTAVQASGLRSFDTDAPPMREDTPFRIASLCKPLAAALTLSLMEDGLLRLDDEIRRWLPELAEPAVLRRPDGALSDTVRADRPITVAHLLTMTAGWGVLFDECALQSAIEEQGIGSGPVPPQMTGDEFIRRLAQLPLAFQPGTGWLYDTSFKVLSVLLDRVSDLSLGELVAQRITGPLGMADTGFWTAADRLPTAYRPTPDGVELIALPDGAFTQPPQFEELSCGLVSSGPDLLRFFSALADGGDPVLSPESVRMMTTDSLTVEQRRQALPILGAGVSWGLGTAVDVAAVRPWMRPGRWGWMGGTGTTGHVAPDGSVAVFLSQRELADAQDGFDEFWTAVEGPTSLPGCSAVST